A region of Centropristis striata isolate RG_2023a ecotype Rhode Island chromosome 17, C.striata_1.0, whole genome shotgun sequence DNA encodes the following proteins:
- the LOC131989326 gene encoding Fc receptor-like protein 5 gives MEATALCFRSFADAAFLHIRPNRVQHFEYESISFHCEGIAGSTHLRAISNTKEFDPGCRVKKTPTGSTCTIDKIYPEESGEYWCETGGERSNRVNITVTAGPVILESPVLPVLEGDSVTLSCRTKPSTNLPADFFKDGHVIVKSSSAETTIQNVSKSDEGLYKCSISGVGESAESWLAVRVNKHPATSASPGEDSRSDDSNSSHFPILWVAVTIFFMALVLLLVGAACGEDAADDSDSLTYTVVFIKPREVNVTVGG, from the exons ATGGAGGCTACAGCTCTCTGCTTCAGATCAT TTGCAGATGCAGCTTTTCTTCATATCCGTCCAAACAGAGTGCAACACTTTGAGTATGAGTCCATCTCATTTCACTGTGAGGGGATCGCTGGTTCCACTCATTTGAGAGCGATAAGCAATACGAAGGAATTTGATCCAGGATGTCGAGTTAAGAAGACACCAACAGGGTCCACCTGCACCATCGATAAAATCTATCCAGAAGAGAGTGGAGAGTACTGGTGTGAgactggaggagagagaagcAACAGAGTCAACATCACTGTCACTG CTGGTCCTGTGATCCTGGAGAGTCCTGTCCTCCCTGTGTTGGAGGGAGACTCTgtgactctgagctgcagaacCAAGCCTTCTACCAACCTCCCAGCTGATTTCTTCAAAGATGGCCATGTCATTGTGAAGAGTAGTTCTGCAGAGACGACCATTCAAAATGTCTCCAAGTCTGATGAAGGACTCTACAAGTGCAGCATCAGTGGTGTTGGAGAATCAGCAGAGAGCTGGCTGGCTGTCAGAG TAAACAAACATCCTGCCACCTCTGCATCACCTGGTGAAGACTCTCGCTCCGATGACTCCAACTCCTCTCACTTCCCCATCCTCTGGGTCGCTGTCACCATTTTCTTCATGGctctggtgctgctgctggtgggtgCTG CGTGTGGTGAGGACGCTGCAGACGATTCAGACAGTCTGACCTATACGGTCGTCTTCATAAAACCAAGGGAG GTTAACGTGACAGTTGGTGGTTGA